The Candidatus Desulfovibrio trichonymphae region CACGCCGTTCTTCTCGCCTTTAAACTCAAAGCGCCTGCCCACCCCGCTGAAAGCCTGCAAGCCGTCAACACATGCGGAAAAACTGATGCCCGCCTCCATAGCGGCGCAGATGGCGCCGAGCGCGTTCAAAATATTGTGCCGTCCGGGCTGGGGCAGAGTGACGTCTCCCAGTTTTTCATGTCCATGCCAGACCTCAAAACGGCTTGGCAGACCACTTGAAAGCAGCACCGCGCGCAGCCGGTTCTCCTGCGCAAAACCGTAAGTCAAAACCGGCCGTTTGACGCGAGGCAAAAGCGCACGAACGCCTGTGTCGTCCCCGCAGACCACATTGACGCCGTAAAACGGCACGTTATTCATAAACTGCACAAAAGCCGCGTCAATGGCCTCCCGAGTTCTGTAATAGTCAAGATGATCCTCATCCACATTGGTTACCACATTAATAATGGGCAAAAGACAGAGAAAAGAACCGTCAGATTCATCAGCTTCCGCTATAAGGTAATCGCCTCGTCCCAAATGGGCGTTTGCGCCGTAAACATTAAGGCGCCCGCCGATAATAACAGTCGGATCAAAGCCGGCAGCGTCAAAAATGGCGGCTGTTAACGACGTTGTCGTTGTTTTGCCGTGCGTGCCCGCTATGGCGACGCCCTGGCGCAGTCGCATGAGTTCGGCGAGCATTTCGGCGCGGGGAATAATCGCTATATTCCGCCGGCGGGCTTCCTCCACTTCAGGGTTGTCGGCATTGACAGCGGTCGATTTGACAAGCACCTGCACGTCCCCGACATTTTCAGCGGCATGGCCTACCGCCACACGCGCTCCCATCTCGCGCAAATGCCTGACTATCGCTGAATCGCTCAGGTCTGAACCGGAAATTTCATAGCCAAGACTCAACAGAACTTCGGCAATGCCGCTCATGCCGGCGCCGCCGATGCCCACCATGTGGATATGTCGAATTTTATTTTTCATGATACATCGCTCTCGCTTCACGGCGCGTCCGCAAACCGCACTGCCTAAGCGTGTCCGCAAACAGTCTCTTCCAGAACAGCGGCTACCTGTGCCGCTGCGTCAGGCCGGGCTGCACGCAACGCCGCTTCGGACATTTTTGCCCGATCTTCAGGATTGTCAAACAGTCCGACCAGCAGTTCTCCCACATAGGGGGCCCGCAACTCCGCCTCGGGAACAAGCGCCGCCGCGCCGGCCTTTGCCAGAATACGGGCATTGTGCGTCTGATGATCATGAATCGCGTGCGGAAGCGGCACAAACACGGCTGGCAGACCGACGGCGCTTATCTCTGCGGCAGTGCCCGCACCGGCGCGGCACAGCGCCACATCCGCCCACCTGTATGCTTCTGCCATATCATCAATAAACGCCGTCACGCAATCAGGTGCATACCCGGCCGCTGCATATGCCGCCCGCGTCACGGCTTCATCGCGAGATCCGCTTTGATGTCGTATCTCCACTTCAGCCGCACCGAGAACAGGCAAAATTGCCGGCAAAAACGTGTTCAGCGCCCTCGCGCCCTGAGAGCCGCCCAAAACAAGCAGCCGACGCGTTGTCCATGCGCGCTGCAGCAAACCCGCCCGGCTCACGGCTGACCGAACGGGATTGCCGGTCAGAACGCATTTCCGTTGCGGAAAGCCTTGCGTGTCCGGCCAGGAGAGGCACACACGCCGGACAAATCTGGCAAGAAAACGATTGCCGGTGCCCGCAACGGCATTCTGTTCATGCAGAACAGTCGGGACGCCCAGCAAAGAAGCTGCCAGCATGGGAGCAAAGGCCGCATACCCGCCAAAGCCTATTGCAGCCCGCGGCCTGAAGCGACGCACGATTGAAAGGGAACTGAACAAAGCATACGTCATCAATCCGCCGGCCGCAAAACAGCGCAGACCGCGTCCCAGCAATCCCCGAACCGACAGTCCCTCAAAGGGAATGCCGCTCTGTCCGGCCATCCTTTTTTCCGGTCCGTAATGTGAGCCGACAAACAGCAGCTGAATATCGGGCCGTGTCATCCTCAATTCGTCCGCTACGGCGAGAGCCGGGAAAATATGCCCGCCGGTGCCGCCGGTAGTCAGGAGGATTTTTTCCACTGCCCGCTTGTCCTTGAATAATTCATAAGCAGGCCGATACTAATCATCGTGGCCGTCAGATTGCTGCCGCCGTAGCTTATCAGCGGCATGGGTACGCCCTTGGGGGGCGCCATGCCCATCACAACAGCCAGATTCACCACAGTGCCGATTGCCAGGATGGCGGTCAGTCCGAAGGCCGTGAAACGGTCGCGCAGATCGCTCTGCCCCATGACAATATGATAGCAGCGCCAAAACAGAAGGCCAAAAAGCAGCATAACCATGCTCACGCCCACAAAACCCATTTCCTCAGCCAGCACTGCCATGATGAAATCTGTATGCGTTTCAGGCAAAAAAAACATTTTTTGTCTGCTCGCGCCGACACCGACCCCAAAAAAACTGCCGGAGCCGATGGCCAGCAGTGACTGCGCCAATTGATATCCGGTGTCGTGAAAATCCTTAAAGGGATCCATAAAGGCAAGCAGCCGGCGCAGCCGGTATGGGGAAGCGATGGACAAAGCCAGAGTGCCTGCGCACGCCAGCGCAACAGAAAAGAACAAATAAATGAAACGGGTGCCGCTGGCGACGCACATAAAAAACAGAATGCCGGCCAAAATCACAGCGCTGCCGAAGTCCGGCTGCAGCAAGAATAAAAAACAAAATAACCCTGTCACGGCAAACGGCGGGATGACGCCACGGCTGAATGTTTTGATGATATCCTGTTTGGCGCTCATAAAATAAGCCAGATACAGAACCAGGGATATTTTCACAAATTCCATGGGCTGTATGGAAACAGAGCCCAACGGGATCCAGCGCTTTGCGCCGTTGATGTCCCGAACAAAGGGGGAAAGCGTGACCAGCACCAGTAACAGCGATAGAAAAATTGCCGGATACTGCATCCGGTAAAGCCATTCACGCGGCATCAGCGCCGCTCCCCACAAGGCAACCCCGCCGACGGCCGCAAAAACAAGCTGCCGTTTGAAAAAATAATATTTGTCGCCGCTGTTCTGCTCCGCTGTGATGCCGCTCGCTGAAAGCACCATCACAAGGCCGACGGCAAGAATGACCAAGGTAATGGTGAAAAGCCACCAGTCAAAATGGGCCTGAGGCATCTTTTGAACCGCCCGCGCAAAGGCACTCGCGCTGTTGGCCGCATTCCGCTTGTCGGTGGGAAATTGCTTCATGACAACCCTTCCACAATACGTTTGAAATCATCTCCACGAGCCATATAATTGGTGTAAAGATCAAAGCTGGATGTGGCCGGAGAAAGCAAAATCACATCACCTTCCCGCGCGCCGGAACTCGCGTGCAGCACAGCGGATTCAAGATTTTCATGCCAGCTTATCGGAACAATATCTTGCCAGGCCTGTTCAAACACCTCACGGCTCGCCCCAAAAATGGCCACATCAATGACGTGACTCCGGACAATCTCGCGCAGTTCCTGCAGATGTCCGCCTTTGAACTTGCCACCGCACAAAAGACGCACAGGTTGATCAAAAGCCTGCATGGCCACCCGCAAGGCCGCAACAGTGGTACTCTTGGAATCGTTCACGTACAAAACGCCATTATGTTTTCGAAGCACTTCCAGACGATGCGGCAAAGGCTTAAAACGGGCGACCGCCGCAGCGGCATCAGCCTCGCCGACTCCAAAAAAACGGCAGGCCTGCCAGGCCGCTTCCTGATTCACTCTGCTATGGCCGCCCAGAAGCCTGCTTTCAGAAAAACGACCGCTTTCCCGTATGTATACCTGACGTGCCTTGAGGTTGAATTCTCCGGCGAGTTTTTTCAGATCAACTCCCAAGACAGCCAGATCCTCTTTATTCTGGCAACGAAACAGACGAAATTTCGTCTCAGTGTATTCACGCATATCCTTGTGATAATCCAGATGATTCTCTGCAATATTCAAAAGCACGCCTACACGCGGGCAAAAGGTGGAACACGCCTGTAACTGAAAACTGGAAACCTCCAACACAAGCACATCCGCTTTGCGCCTGGAAAGCACATATTCTGAAAGTGGCGTCCCTATATTCCCCCCCAAAAACACGGAATAACCCTGTGCCTGAAGCATAGCGGCAGCCAGAGACGCCGTGGTTGTTTTCCCGCTTGTGCCTGTCACGGCAAGCACCGGTTCGTCAGCAAGGCACCGCCAGGCAAGTTCCATTTCCGCCAGCACTTCGGGCGCCGTTGATCGGCCCTTTCTGCCAAGATGTTCCGCAAGACGGGATATCGGCATGCCGGGGCTCGGCACAACAAAAGAGGCATGTTCAAAATGCTCTGGGTGGTGTTCGCCGACAATAATTTCCACATCCATGGCACGCAGCAATTCTCTCGTATCTCCGGACACGGCGGCGGCGTTTCGCTCAAGAAGGCGCACGCGCGCGCCTTTCTGAATCAGAAGGCGCACTGCGGCAAGTCCGGAACGCCCGGCTCCGACAACCACAGCCGGATCTCCGGCATGGACGCGTTGCCCCCGAATTTTTTCAAGCGCCATCAATCTTCCCCCGGTGCGTTTAACGCAGTTTCAGCACGGAAAGAGCGATCAGCCCAAACAGAATGGACGTTATCCAGAAACGAATGATAATTTTTGATTCCGGTATGCCCTTGAGTTCAAAATGATGGTGTAACGGCGCCATGCGGAAAATACGTTTGCCGCCTGTCCAGCGGAAATAACCAACCTGCAGGATCACCGAAAGCGTTTCAATCACAAAAAGACCGCCGACAACAGCCAGCACCAGTTCCTGCTTGCACAGCAAAGCCAGATACCCGAGCGTGCCGCCGATGCTGAGTGAACCCACATCGCCCATAAAAACCTGCGCCGGATAGGCGTTAAACCACAGAAAGCCCAGGCCTGCGCCTGTAAGAGCCGCGCAAAACACTGTCACTTCACCAATGCCGGGCATATACGGCACAAGCAGATAGACTGCAAAGCGCGCGTGACCGGTAACATATATAAAGATGGAAAAAACGATGACCGCGACAATCGACGGACCGATTGCCAAACCATCCAGACCATCGGTAAGATTTACGGCATTGGAAGAAGCCAGCATCACAAAAATGCCGAAGGGCAGATAGAACCAGCCGATATCCGAGCTCCATTCTTTGAAAAAAGGTATAGTCAGCCGACTGCTGTAGTCAGGATTTATATACAGCATATACATGCCGGCAAATGCCACCAGAATCTGGCCGGCAAGCTTGGCTCTGCCGGAAATGCCCCTGT contains the following coding sequences:
- the mraY gene encoding phospho-N-acetylmuramoyl-pentapeptide-transferase, with protein sequence MFYNFLAPLASEWTFFNVFRYITFRSMAALITALVVSVLIGPRFIAWLQRVKCGQFIHEDVTAHAAKAGTPTMGGLLIVAGLSFSILLWTDLTSPYVWQTFFVFTGFGLVGLWDDFSKLHHQHNRGISGRAKLAGQILVAFAGMYMLYINPDYSSRLTIPFFKEWSSDIGWFYLPFGIFVMLASSNAVNLTDGLDGLAIGPSIVAVIVFSIFIYVTGHARFAVYLLVPYMPGIGEVTVFCAALTGAGLGFLWFNAYPAQVFMGDVGSLSIGGTLGYLALLCKQELVLAVVGGLFVIETLSVILQVGYFRWTGGKRIFRMAPLHHHFELKGIPESKIIIRFWITSILFGLIALSVLKLR
- the murD gene encoding UDP-N-acetylmuramoyl-L-alanine--D-glutamate ligase, giving the protein MALEKIRGQRVHAGDPAVVVGAGRSGLAAVRLLIQKGARVRLLERNAAAVSGDTRELLRAMDVEIIVGEHHPEHFEHASFVVPSPGMPISRLAEHLGRKGRSTAPEVLAEMELAWRCLADEPVLAVTGTSGKTTTASLAAAMLQAQGYSVFLGGNIGTPLSEYVLSRRKADVLVLEVSSFQLQACSTFCPRVGVLLNIAENHLDYHKDMREYTETKFRLFRCQNKEDLAVLGVDLKKLAGEFNLKARQVYIRESGRFSESRLLGGHSRVNQEAAWQACRFFGVGEADAAAAVARFKPLPHRLEVLRKHNGVLYVNDSKSTTVAALRVAMQAFDQPVRLLCGGKFKGGHLQELREIVRSHVIDVAIFGASREVFEQAWQDIVPISWHENLESAVLHASSGAREGDVILLSPATSSFDLYTNYMARGDDFKRIVEGLS
- the ftsW gene encoding putative lipid II flippase FtsW is translated as MKQFPTDKRNAANSASAFARAVQKMPQAHFDWWLFTITLVILAVGLVMVLSASGITAEQNSGDKYYFFKRQLVFAAVGGVALWGAALMPREWLYRMQYPAIFLSLLLVLVTLSPFVRDINGAKRWIPLGSVSIQPMEFVKISLVLYLAYFMSAKQDIIKTFSRGVIPPFAVTGLFCFLFLLQPDFGSAVILAGILFFMCVASGTRFIYLFFSVALACAGTLALSIASPYRLRRLLAFMDPFKDFHDTGYQLAQSLLAIGSGSFFGVGVGASRQKMFFLPETHTDFIMAVLAEEMGFVGVSMVMLLFGLLFWRCYHIVMGQSDLRDRFTAFGLTAILAIGTVVNLAVVMGMAPPKGVPMPLISYGGSNLTATMISIGLLMNYSRTSGQWKKSS
- the murG gene encoding undecaprenyldiphospho-muramoylpentapeptide beta-N-acetylglucosaminyltransferase, encoding MEKILLTTGGTGGHIFPALAVADELRMTRPDIQLLFVGSHYGPEKRMAGQSGIPFEGLSVRGLLGRGLRCFAAGGLMTYALFSSLSIVRRFRPRAAIGFGGYAAFAPMLAASLLGVPTVLHEQNAVAGTGNRFLARFVRRVCLSWPDTQGFPQRKCVLTGNPVRSAVSRAGLLQRAWTTRRLLVLGGSQGARALNTFLPAILPVLGAAEVEIRHQSGSRDEAVTRAAYAAAGYAPDCVTAFIDDMAEAYRWADVALCRAGAGTAAEISAVGLPAVFVPLPHAIHDHQTHNARILAKAGAAALVPEAELRAPYVGELLVGLFDNPEDRAKMSEAALRAARPDAAAQVAAVLEETVCGHA
- the murC gene encoding UDP-N-acetylmuramate--L-alanine ligase, which codes for MKNKIRHIHMVGIGGAGMSGIAEVLLSLGYEISGSDLSDSAIVRHLREMGARVAVGHAAENVGDVQVLVKSTAVNADNPEVEEARRRNIAIIPRAEMLAELMRLRQGVAIAGTHGKTTTTSLTAAIFDAAGFDPTVIIGGRLNVYGANAHLGRGDYLIAEADESDGSFLCLLPIINVVTNVDEDHLDYYRTREAIDAAFVQFMNNVPFYGVNVVCGDDTGVRALLPRVKRPVLTYGFAQENRLRAVLLSSGLPSRFEVWHGHEKLGDVTLPQPGRHNILNALGAICAAMEAGISFSACVDGLQAFSGVGRRFEFKGEKNGVAVVDDYGHHPAEIAATLTTARQVYPGRRIVVAFQPHRFSRTQAQFGEFCKVFDAADCLLLTEIYAASEKPIPGVSGQSLAQGVQQVSSTPVIYFQTLDALAANLPACLRSGDVLLTLGAGTITRLGPLFLDAADNA